A single Anopheles arabiensis isolate DONGOLA chromosome X, AaraD3, whole genome shotgun sequence DNA region contains:
- the LOC120906658 gene encoding uncharacterized protein LOC120906658, whose amino-acid sequence MFSFFKSKKPSPTQAPMEPIPGAGSAAHHHQPPAADDFIFIERRGGGPAQPADETLAAGGTPGGPAAGSALYPAVPEPPGGAGGDAVGNPVPVRQRSDEKVAGNAVHGVPFRLSADIGQPADMEITRIQANEILTYIGRVMYAPDYDFSLERSVLQD is encoded by the coding sequence atgttttcctttttcaagAGCAAAAAACCCAGCCCCACACAGGCGCCGATGGAACCGATCCCGGGCGCTGGTTCGGCGGCCCACCATCATCAGCCGCCCGCCGCGGACGATTTCATCTTTATCGAGCGCCGTGGCGGCGGTCCGGCACAGCCCGCGGACGAAACGCTGGCGGCCGGCGGTACACCAGGCGGACCGGCGGCCGGCAGTGCCCTGTACCCGGCCGTCCCGGAGCCACCGGGCGGTGCTGGCGGCGACGCGGTCGGCAATCCGGTGCCGGTGCGGCAGCGCAGCGACGAGAAGGTGGCCGGCAACGCGGTGCACGGCGTGCCGTTCCGGCTGTCGGCGGACATCGGCCAGCCGGCGGACATGGAGATTACGCGCATCCAGGCGAACGAGATACTCACCTACATCGGCCGGGTGATGTACGCGCCGGACTATGACTTTAGCCTCGAGCGGAGCGTGCTGCAGGACTAG